From a single Rosa rugosa chromosome 7, drRosRugo1.1, whole genome shotgun sequence genomic region:
- the LOC133722377 gene encoding WEB family protein At2g38370 has protein sequence MEPDKSGVNGGVPGSGLRAEIDTSAPFESVKEAVSRFGGVGYWKPSNANNKYWEPEHDMEEVDTEKLEEQALQLEKDLTLKERETLDVLIELEQTKKIIDELKKRLQKEVSEVDLETDVGKDYMTPVVNEADKENHGNNGSHCNAREGVSSCPSSAPGLILMELKQAKVNLTRTTSDLADIRASVETFNKKLEKERVALEKTRVRLTSNSLKMLSLEEELNQTKQKLQLAKDAESKGAPDKSLDISKELRRLSSETEQFKKMAEAAKLEVSRATSEIEQTRGKIKTAEIRLVAARKMKAAARAAEAFALAEIKALSNQENSSGDALQKPEGVTLSFEEYSTLTRKVRDAEELSKKRVRDAMKHVDDANVSKTEILKKVEEATEEVKTSKKALEEALNRVEAANRGKLAVEEALRKWRSQHGQKRRSSVHNSTKFKNPCPSNHARELELRDVNGLNLVGDESMPVLRPTLSIGQILSRKLLMPEEDEMELTEKTPIKQKVSLGQMLSKQNGDQPSSKKFEKESGLKNFSAKRKKSGFARFSLLLTKQSRKKKKPTPDLK, from the exons ATGGAGCCCGATAAAAGCGGCGTGAATGGGGGAGTGCCCGGGTCGGGTTTGCGGGCGGAGATCGACACGTCGGCGCCGTTTGAATCGGTGAAGGAGGCGGTGAGTCGATTCGGTGGAGTCGGGTACTGGAAACCCTCAAATGCTAATAACAAGTATTGGGAGCCTGAG CATGACATGGAAGAGGTCGACACTGAAAAACTGGAGGAGCAGGCTTTACAGTTGGAGAAAGATCTCACTTTGAAAGAAAGGGAAACTCTTGATGTTCTAATAGAACTGgaacaaaccaaaaagattaTTGATGAATTGAAGAAAAGGCTACAGAAAGAAGTATCTGAAGTGGACCTCGAGACGGATGTAGGTAAGGACTACATGACTCCTGTGGTAAATGAAGCAGATAAGGAAAACCATGGGAACAATGGCAGCCATTGCAATGCACGGGAAGGTGTGAGCTCTTGTCCTTCTTCAGCACCAGGTTTAATCTTAATGGAATTGAAACAAGCTAAGGTGAACCTTACCAGGACTACTAGTGATCTTGCTGACATTCGGGCTTCCGTTGAAACATTCAACAAGAAATTAGAGAAGGAAAGAGTCGCACTTGAGAAGACCCGTGTGAGGTTAACTTCAAATTCTTTAAAAATGTTGTCTCTTGAAGAAGAGCTCAACCAGACGAAACAAAAACTACAGTTGGCAAAGGATGCTGAATCTAAAGGTGCCCCTGATAAGTCTTTAGATATTTCAAAGGAGCTTCGACGACTGAGTTCTGAGACGGAGCAGTTCAAAAAAATGGCAGAAGCTGCCAAGTTAGAGGTTTCGAGAGCAACTTCCGAGATTGAGCAGACGAGAGGTAAGATAAAGACAGCTGAAATCAGGTTGGTTGCCGCAAGAAAGATGAAAGCAGCAGCTAGAGCTGCAGAAGCTTTTGCTCTTGCAGAAATTAAGGCTCTATCAAACCAGGAGAATTCATCTGGAGATGCATTGCAGAAACCTGAAGGAGTAACTCTTTCATTTGAAGAATACTCAACCCTAACCCGCAAGGTTCGAGATGCAGAAGAGCTTTCTAAGAAGAGAGTAAGAGATGCCATGAAGCATGTTGATGATGCAAATGTATCGAAAACAGAAATCTTGAAGAAAGTAGAGGAAGCAACCGAGGAAGTCAAAACCAGTAAAAAGGCATTGGAAGAAGCACTGAACAGAGTGGAGGCTGCAAATAGGGGCAAGCTGGCAGTGGAAGAAGCTCTTCGCAAATGGAGATCCCAGCATGGTCAAAAAAGACGTTCTTCGGTACACAACTCTACCAAGTTCAAGAATCCTTGCCCATCAAATCATGCCAGAGAGTTGGAATTGCGTGACGTAAATGGTCTGAATCTAGTTGGTGATGAATCAATGCCGGTTCTGAGGCCAACCTTATCAATCGGACAAATCCTAAGCAGGAAGTTGCTTATGCCTGAAGAGGATGAAATGGAACTGACCGAAAAGACACCTATAAAACAAAAGGTGTCACTGGGTCAGATGCTCAGCAAGCAAAACGGTGATCAACCCTCTTCTAAGAAGTTTGAGAAGGAAAGTGGTCTCAAGAATTTTTCTGCTAAAAGAAAGAAGTCCGGATTTGCTCGGTTCTCACTTCTTTTGACAAAGCAaagcaggaagaagaagaagccaactCCAGACTTGAAGTAA
- the LOC133721424 gene encoding uncharacterized protein LOC133721424 — translation MDMRVGFVILFVLGASWACDARHVVELSLSVQEGEPQTLKEFSGNENVCTLCEEFASQALDYISENKTQTEIIATLHNTCSQLKSFSQQCVTLVDYYAPLFFLEVTSVEPVDFCRKVNLCQQVATFSSQLREDSCGLCHRAVSEVLAKLKDPDTQLEIIEILLKACNSVENYVKKCKRIVFEYGPLFLVNAEEYLEKTDICTELHACNPSTVSTMEASSLDIGSMRADS, via the exons ATGGATATGAGAGTTGGGTTTGTGATTCTTTTTGTGCTGGGAGCCAGTTGGGCTTGTGATGCTAGACATGTGGTGGAGCTTAGTTTGTCAG TGCAAGAGGGGGAACCTCAAACTTTGAAAGAATTTTCTGGGAATGAAAATGTTTGCACATTATGTGAGGAGTTTGCATCTCAGGCACTTGATTACATCAGTGAAAACAAGACTCAGACTGAGATCATTGCAACTCTACATAACACCTGCTCTCAATTGAAGTCTTTCAGCCAGCAG TGTGTCACTTTGGTGGACTACTATGCTCCTCTCTTCTTCCTAGAGGTTACCTCTGTAGAACCAGTTGATTTCTGTCGGAAGGTCAACCTATGTCAGCAAGTTGCAACATTTTCTTCGCAACTCCGTGAGGACAGCTGTGGATTATGTCACCGGGCTGTTTCAGAAGTATTAGCCAAGTTAAAAGATCCTGATACACAG CTGGAGATCATTGAGATTCTTTTGAAGGCATGCAATTCTGTGGAGAACTATGTCAAGAAG TGCAAGAGGATCGTTTTCGAGTATGGACCACTATTCCTTGTGAATGCAGAGGAGTACCTTGAGAAAACAGACATATGCACCGAACTTCATGCCTGTAATCCAAGCACAGTTAGTACGATGGAAGCATCATCGTTGGATATTGGATCCATGCGGGCCGACTCTTAG
- the LOC133723685 gene encoding cationic peroxidase 1-like, with protein sequence MDSPTNFKVSLSFLLLLVGIASAQLSSTFYSSSCPNALSTIKSAVDSAVSSEARMGASLLRLHFHDCFVNGCDASVLLDDTANFTGEKTAGPNANSLRGFDVVDTIKTQLESLCPGVVSCADILAVAARDSVVALNGPSWTVQLGRRDSTDASLSAANTNLPAPTLNLSALITSFSNKGFNANELVALSGSHTIGQARCTTFRARLYNEANINSSFATSLQANCPSSGGDDTLSPLDVTTPNTFDNAYFNNLVSQKGLLHSDQQLFNGGSTDSQVNAYISNPGSFSTDFANAMVKMGNLSPLTGTDGQIRTDCKKVN encoded by the exons ATGGATAGTCCCACAAATTTTAAAGTCTCCTTGTCCTTCCTTTTGCTTCTAGTCGGAATAGCTTCTGCTCAGTTGTCCTCTACTTTCTATTCAAGCTCATGTCCCAACGCTCTCTCCACCATCAAATCAGCCGTGGACTCGGCCGTTTCAAGCGAGGCTCGCATGGGAGCCTCCTTGCTCCGCCTCCATTTTCATGATTGCTTTGTTAAT GGATGCGATGCTTCGGTACTGTTGGATGACACGGCCAATTTCACTGGCGAGAAGACTGCCGGCCCTAATGCTAATTCTTTGAGGGGATTCGACGTAGTCGACACCATTAAAACGCAACTAGAGAGTCTCTGCCCCGGTGTCGTCTCTTGTGCTGACATATTGGCCGTCGCTGCTAGAGACTCCGTTGTCGCC TTGAATGGACCTAGCTGGACAGTGCAATTGGGGAGAAGAGACTCCACCGACGCGAGTTTAAGTGCTGCTAATACCAACCTTCCAGCTCCTACCTTGAATCTTAGTGCCCTAATTACTTCTTTCTCAAACAAAGGTTTCAATGCCAATGAACTGGTGGCTCTCTCAG GGTCTCATACAATTGGGCAAGCAAGGTGCACAACTTTTAGGGCAAGGCTTTACAATGAAGCCAACATAAACTCCTCATTCGCAACATCGCTACAAGCAAATTGTCCCAGCAGTGGTGGTGATGACACCCTTTCCCCGCTTGATGTCACAACTCCAAACACGTTTGACAATGCTTACTTCAATAACTTGGTGAGCCAAAAGGGTCTGTTGCACTCCGATCAACAACTCTTTAACGGCGGTTCCACGGACTCTCAGGTGAATGCCTATATTAGCAACCCAGGAAGTTTCAGCACGGACTTTGCCAACGCTATGGTGAAGATGGGAAACCTTAGCCCTCTCACGGGCACCGACGGTCAGATTAGGACCGATTGTAAGAAGGTCAACTGA
- the LOC133721964 gene encoding uncharacterized protein LOC133721964: protein MFSANHQLPQKSLPMKQEDDKFFSRVLSKESSMANPSFKVYYGGLPANVPFMWESQPGTPKHKFSEETLPPLTPPPSYYSNNPNKKPFKKHSRSNLLRVLFLKISLKKNHLPQSPSSTSSSSSSLFSKSDLSIRVPMNTCGSRFSSPSSSFDFSGDYEEEGVVGSPTSTLCFGFRRVTSGADRNCHRF, encoded by the coding sequence ATGTTCAGCGCCAACCATCAGCTTCCCCAGAAGTCTCTCCCAATGAAACAAGAGGATGACAAGTTCTTCTCTAGGGTTCTGTCCAAGGAAAGCTCCATGGCCAACCCATCTTTCAAGGTCTACTATGGAGGACTACCTGCTAATGTACCATTCATGTGGGAATCTCAGCCTGGCACTCCTAAACACAAATTCAGTGAAGAAACACTTCCTCCTCTTACTCCTCCACCTTCTTATTATTCCAACAATCCCAATAAAAAACCATTCAAGAAGCACTCAAGATCCAATCTTTTACGTGTTTTGTTCCTAAAGATAAGCCTCAAGAAAAACCATCTCCCACAATCTCCATCATCCACATCGTCTTCCTCGTCTTCGTTGTTTTCCAAGTCAGATTTGTCAATCCGCGTGCCTATGAATACCTGTGGGAGCAGGTTTTCAAGCCCGAGTTCGTCTTTTGATTTTAGCGGAGATTATGAAGAGGAGGGCGTAGTTGGCTCGCCTACTTCAACATTGTGCTTTGGATTTCGTAGGGTGACTAGTGGAGCCGACCGAAATTGTCACCGGTTTTGA